In Paenibacillus phoenicis, one genomic interval encodes:
- the sufD gene encoding Fe-S cluster assembly protein SufD gives MTTQTVLPVEAEQLKQLSAKRGEPDWLTDSRTKALQLAAELELPKLEKTRIDRWDLSNFGTLAEARGEHTQQLPDSIQSLVELNEQSNLLVQRNADTVFTKLAPELASQGVIFTDLETAVREHGDLVKAHLHSVIKPDENRLAALHAALWNGGVFLYVPKNVVIDTPLQTIFLLDDASSSFTPHVLIVADTNSQVTYVDNYISVNLNGSIVHNGAAEVVVKPGAKVQFATVHHLAEQATDVTYRRAVVENDGSIEWIIGEMNNGDSASETLSILKGNGSNSDAKVIAVGSGKQRLNYTTKAVHYGKSSNSQMITRAVMREEATAIINGITKIEKGATKADGQQTEKVLMLSPKARGDANPILLIDEDDVSAGHAASVGQVNPEQIYYLMSRGITRAEAERLVIYGFLAPVVSDIPLEPLQKQLQGLVERKLGQ, from the coding sequence ATGACGACACAAACCGTACTTCCGGTAGAAGCGGAGCAACTCAAACAACTGTCCGCGAAGCGCGGCGAACCGGACTGGCTGACCGACAGCCGGACGAAGGCGCTGCAGCTGGCGGCGGAACTGGAACTGCCCAAATTGGAGAAGACGCGGATTGACCGCTGGGATTTGAGCAACTTCGGAACCCTTGCTGAAGCTCGGGGTGAACATACGCAGCAGTTACCTGACAGCATTCAATCGCTGGTGGAATTGAATGAGCAGAGCAATCTGCTGGTTCAACGGAATGCAGATACTGTATTTACCAAGCTGGCACCGGAGCTGGCAAGCCAAGGCGTGATCTTCACCGATTTGGAGACCGCCGTGCGGGAGCATGGGGATCTGGTGAAGGCGCACCTGCACAGCGTGATCAAGCCGGATGAGAATCGCTTGGCCGCTTTGCATGCAGCTTTGTGGAATGGCGGAGTTTTTCTGTACGTTCCGAAGAACGTGGTGATTGATACGCCGCTGCAAACGATTTTCCTGTTGGATGACGCGAGCTCTTCGTTCACGCCTCACGTTCTGATCGTGGCGGACACGAACAGCCAAGTTACCTACGTGGATAACTATATTTCTGTAAATCTGAATGGAAGCATCGTGCATAACGGTGCAGCCGAAGTGGTGGTGAAGCCGGGCGCCAAAGTCCAATTCGCGACAGTGCACCATTTGGCTGAGCAAGCAACGGATGTGACCTATCGCCGTGCTGTTGTTGAGAATGACGGCAGCATCGAATGGATCATCGGCGAAATGAACAATGGCGATTCGGCGAGTGAGACACTGTCGATCTTGAAAGGGAACGGCTCGAACTCGGATGCGAAGGTCATCGCCGTTGGTTCGGGGAAACAACGTTTGAACTACACGACGAAGGCCGTCCATTATGGGAAGAGCTCGAACAGCCAAATGATTACCCGCGCCGTAATGCGGGAAGAAGCTACTGCGATTATTAACGGGATCACGAAAATCGAGAAAGGTGCCACGAAAGCGGACGGTCAGCAAACTGAGAAAGTGCTCATGCTAAGCCCGAAGGCTCGCGGTGACGCCAACCCGATTCTGCTGATTGACGAAGATGACGTTTCCGCAGGACACGCCGCTTCCGTTGGGCAGGTGAACCCAGAGCAAATTTACTACTTGATGTCCCGCGGGATTACCCGTGCAGAGGCGGAACGCTTGGTCATTTACGGCTTCTTGGCGCCGGTCGTTTCGGATATCCCGCTGGAACCGTTGCAGAAGCAACTGCAAGGTCTAGTGGAAAGGAAGCTGGGACAATGA
- a CDS encoding cysteine desulfurase: MTIHAEELKKQFPILQQEINGHPLVYLDSAASSQKPTVVIEALKHYYEWDNANVHRGVHTLGSRATDAYENAREKVARFIGAARREEIIFTRGTTTSLNLVASSYGAANVGEGDEIVITPMEHHSNLIPWQQLALKKKAVLKYIPLQPDGHIDLADAEKTITPKTKIVATAYVSNVLGVVNPVKELAAIAHRNGAVMVVDGAQSTPHMKVNVQELDADFYAFSGHKMCAPTGIGVLYGKKHLLEAMEPIEYGGEMIDDVGLYESSWKELPWKFEGGTPIIAGAVGLAAAIDFLEGIGLEEIHRHEAKLATYAMNRLSEIEGLTLYGPREREVGLITFNLQDIHPHDVATVLDASGIAIRAGHHCCQPLMRWLEASATARASLYLYNTEQDIDRLAEALIQTKEYFG, encoded by the coding sequence ATGACTATCCATGCTGAAGAGCTGAAGAAGCAATTCCCCATTCTGCAGCAAGAGATAAACGGGCATCCGCTCGTTTATCTCGACAGTGCGGCTTCCTCGCAGAAGCCGACGGTCGTAATTGAAGCGTTAAAGCATTATTACGAATGGGATAATGCGAACGTGCATCGCGGCGTGCATACGCTGGGCAGCCGGGCGACCGATGCTTATGAGAATGCCCGCGAGAAGGTAGCCAGATTTATCGGGGCTGCGCGCCGGGAAGAAATTATTTTTACCCGTGGCACTACGACCTCGCTGAATTTGGTTGCATCCTCTTACGGAGCGGCGAATGTCGGTGAAGGCGACGAAATCGTCATTACTCCGATGGAGCATCATAGCAATTTGATTCCTTGGCAGCAATTGGCGTTGAAGAAGAAAGCTGTATTGAAATATATCCCGCTGCAGCCGGACGGTCATATCGATTTGGCGGATGCGGAGAAGACGATTACTCCCAAGACGAAGATCGTGGCGACCGCCTACGTATCCAACGTCCTGGGCGTTGTTAATCCCGTCAAGGAGCTCGCGGCGATTGCTCATCGCAACGGGGCGGTTATGGTTGTTGACGGCGCGCAGAGCACCCCGCACATGAAGGTTAACGTACAGGAGCTGGATGCTGATTTTTATGCTTTTTCCGGCCACAAAATGTGCGCACCAACTGGAATTGGGGTACTCTATGGAAAGAAGCATCTGCTGGAAGCCATGGAGCCGATCGAATACGGCGGAGAAATGATCGACGATGTCGGATTGTATGAATCAAGCTGGAAGGAGCTTCCGTGGAAATTTGAAGGCGGGACGCCAATTATCGCGGGTGCGGTTGGGTTGGCGGCAGCCATCGATTTCCTTGAAGGCATCGGGCTTGAGGAAATTCACCGGCACGAGGCCAAGCTTGCCACTTATGCGATGAACCGCCTGTCGGAGATCGAAGGACTCACCCTCTACGGACCGCGCGAGCGTGAAGTAGGGCTAATCACCTTCAATCTGCAGGACATTCACCCGCATGATGTTGCGACCGTGCTTGATGCTTCCGGGATCGCCATCCGGGCGGGTCACCACTGCTGCCAGCCGCTGATGCGTTGGCTTGAAGCAAGCGCAACGGCTAGAGCAAGCCTGTATTTATACAATACGGAACAGGATATCGACCGACTGGCGGAAGCTTTAATCCAAACAAAGGAGTATTTTGGGTGA
- the sufU gene encoding Fe-S cluster assembly sulfur transfer protein SufU produces the protein MQLDDLYRRVIMDHYKNPRNRGKFEEGALTVDLNNPTCGDRISLQLIVEGDVVKDARFTGEGCSISMSSASMMTEAVKGRTIEDAMELAGRFSRLMMGETVEFDDYEDLEALSGVRKFPARIKCATLAWNALKKGIQAEI, from the coding sequence ATGCAACTAGACGATTTATACCGCCGTGTCATAATGGATCATTATAAAAATCCGCGGAACCGCGGGAAGTTTGAGGAAGGCGCGCTGACGGTCGATTTGAACAATCCGACCTGCGGCGACCGCATTTCCTTGCAGTTGATTGTGGAAGGAGACGTCGTCAAGGACGCCCGCTTTACCGGGGAAGGCTGCTCCATCAGCATGTCGTCGGCTTCGATGATGACTGAGGCCGTCAAAGGACGGACGATCGAGGACGCGATGGAGCTAGCTGGACGGTTCTCCCGGCTGATGATGGGAGAAACGGTGGAGTTTGACGACTATGAAGATCTTGAGGCCTTATCCGGCGTTAGAAAATTTCCTGCCCGCATCAAATGCGCTACGTTAGCTTGGAATGCGCTGAAAAAAGGAATCCAAGCGGAAATCTAA
- the sufB gene encoding Fe-S cluster assembly protein SufB, whose protein sequence is MAKKAPELEEYKYGFRDEHKAIFQSGKGLTREIVTEISRIKGEPEWMLNFRLKSLEQFEKMPLPRWGGDLSELDFNDIQYYVKPSEKQGKTWEEVPAEIKETFDKLGIPEAEQKFLAGVSAQYESEVVYHSIQKDLEDQGVIFMDTDSALREYPELFKEYFGTVVPAADNKFAALNSAVWSGGSFIYVPKGVKCEVPLQAYFRINSENMGQFERTLIIADEGSFVHYTEGCTAPIYSTNSLHSAVVEIIVKKDARVRYTTIQNWAPNIYNLVTKRAVAEENATMEWVDGNIGSKLTMKYPAVILKGRGAKGSVLSIAVAGKGQLQDAGAKMIHLAPDTTSTIVSKSISKHGGKVTYRGLASFGRQAEGAKSNIKCDTLILDNESTSDTIPYNEIMNDNITLEHEATVSKVSEEQLFYLMSRGLTEEEATQMIVMGFIEPFTKELPMEYAVEMNRLIKFEMEGSIG, encoded by the coding sequence ATGGCCAAAAAAGCACCGGAATTAGAAGAGTATAAATACGGTTTCCGGGATGAACACAAGGCGATCTTTCAATCCGGTAAAGGCTTGACCCGTGAAATCGTAACGGAAATCTCCCGTATTAAAGGCGAGCCGGAGTGGATGCTTAATTTCCGCCTCAAATCGCTTGAGCAGTTCGAGAAAATGCCGTTGCCGCGTTGGGGCGGAGATTTGAGCGAGCTCGATTTTAACGATATTCAATACTACGTGAAACCATCTGAGAAACAAGGTAAGACGTGGGAAGAAGTCCCGGCAGAAATCAAAGAAACGTTTGATAAGCTGGGGATTCCAGAGGCCGAGCAGAAGTTCCTGGCCGGCGTCTCCGCGCAATACGAGTCGGAGGTCGTATACCATAGCATTCAGAAGGACCTGGAAGATCAAGGGGTTATCTTCATGGATACGGATTCCGCATTGCGTGAGTATCCGGAACTGTTCAAAGAGTACTTCGGTACGGTAGTTCCTGCTGCGGACAACAAGTTTGCGGCTCTGAACAGCGCCGTATGGTCCGGGGGCAGCTTCATTTACGTGCCAAAAGGCGTGAAATGCGAAGTGCCGCTGCAGGCTTATTTCCGGATCAACTCGGAGAACATGGGACAATTTGAACGTACGCTGATCATCGCCGACGAAGGCAGCTTCGTGCATTACACCGAAGGCTGCACGGCGCCGATTTACAGCACGAACTCGCTGCATAGCGCGGTCGTGGAAATCATCGTGAAGAAGGACGCTCGCGTTCGCTACACGACGATCCAGAACTGGGCACCAAACATCTATAACCTGGTTACGAAACGTGCGGTAGCCGAAGAGAACGCAACGATGGAATGGGTTGACGGCAATATCGGCTCGAAGTTGACGATGAAGTACCCAGCCGTTATCTTGAAAGGCCGCGGCGCGAAAGGCAGCGTGCTGTCCATCGCCGTTGCCGGCAAAGGTCAGCTTCAGGATGCCGGTGCGAAAATGATCCACCTGGCGCCGGATACAACGTCGACGATCGTGTCGAAGTCGATTTCCAAACATGGCGGTAAGGTCACTTACCGCGGTCTCGCTTCCTTCGGCCGACAAGCGGAAGGCGCGAAATCGAACATCAAATGCGATACGCTGATTCTCGATAACGAGTCGACGTCGGATACGATCCCATACAACGAGATCATGAACGACAACATCACGCTGGAGCATGAGGCGACCGTATCGAAGGTGTCGGAGGAGCAGCTCTTCTATCTGATGAGCCGCGGTCTGACCGAAGAAGAAGCAACGCAAATGATCGTTATGGGCTTTATCGAGCCGTTCACGAAAGAGCTGCCGATGGAATATGCGGTAGAGATGAACCGCTTGATCAAATTTGAGATGGAAGGCTCGATCGGTTAA
- a CDS encoding L,D-transpeptidase — MPNYRIIVDISDRMLYLLDNNNVVRGFPVGIGTMLTQTPVGSYTIVNKAPNPGGPFGAYWMGLSKPHYGIHGTDDPSSIGKEVSHGCIRMYNPDVIELARIVPIGTSVTIRQ, encoded by the coding sequence ATGCCCAATTACCGCATCATCGTGGATATATCGGATCGCATGCTGTACCTGCTGGATAACAACAACGTCGTACGTGGGTTTCCGGTTGGGATCGGAACCATGCTCACGCAAACCCCTGTAGGGTCGTATACCATCGTCAACAAAGCCCCCAATCCCGGCGGGCCGTTTGGCGCCTATTGGATGGGCTTGTCCAAGCCCCATTACGGGATCCACGGCACTGATGATCCTTCCTCCATCGGCAAAGAGGTTTCACACGGGTGTATCCGAATGTATAACCCGGACGTCATCGAGCTAGCCCGGATCGTGCCGATCGGAACCAGCGTAACGATCCGCCAGTAA
- a CDS encoding HD-GYP domain-containing protein, giving the protein MKVHIMELSPGDRLQHDVFNHFGVFVLQKGCELSSDSIVKLMQHGIDYVDIEPQTLDAEFPSDPAFRAKPYMDEAVDGFEELFLKALTNGTIDEAKVDKLLEPMISELDNQKDVVSLLLMIGDGDNYTYHHSMQVGMLSYYIASWLGYPKEEAYKAGKAGYLIDIGKSKVPQSILSKPGKLTPEEFEEVKRHSEYGHDIILNSTGDELSALVALQHHEREDGSGYPHGLTSKDIHPFAKIAAVADVYAAMTSNRVYRSKQELLSVLRELNSLSFGQLSPEPTQALIRHLLPNFIGKKVMLSTGEIGSIVMTNQTDFFRPLVKTDSRFVDLSKERETSIAEVYL; this is encoded by the coding sequence TTGAAAGTACATATTATGGAGCTCAGTCCAGGCGACCGTCTCCAACATGACGTATTTAATCATTTCGGCGTTTTTGTTTTGCAGAAAGGCTGTGAATTGAGCAGCGATTCCATCGTTAAGCTAATGCAGCATGGGATCGACTACGTAGATATCGAACCGCAAACCTTAGACGCCGAATTCCCTTCGGATCCTGCCTTCCGGGCCAAGCCATATATGGATGAAGCCGTTGACGGTTTCGAGGAACTGTTCCTGAAAGCGCTAACGAACGGGACGATCGACGAAGCGAAAGTGGACAAGCTGTTAGAGCCGATGATCTCAGAACTGGATAACCAGAAGGACGTCGTCTCTTTATTGCTGATGATTGGTGACGGTGACAATTATACTTACCATCATTCCATGCAAGTCGGCATGCTCAGTTATTATATCGCCTCCTGGTTAGGGTATCCTAAGGAAGAAGCCTACAAGGCTGGGAAAGCCGGCTACTTGATCGATATCGGCAAGAGCAAGGTCCCACAGAGCATTTTATCCAAGCCCGGCAAGCTGACGCCGGAGGAATTCGAAGAAGTGAAGCGTCATTCCGAATACGGTCATGACATTATTCTCAATTCTACCGGAGACGAGCTTTCGGCCTTGGTGGCGCTGCAGCATCACGAACGGGAGGACGGCAGCGGTTATCCGCATGGCTTAACAAGCAAGGATATCCATCCGTTCGCCAAGATCGCCGCGGTTGCAGACGTGTATGCGGCGATGACCTCCAACCGGGTCTACCGCTCGAAGCAGGAGCTGCTGTCCGTGCTGCGCGAGTTAAACAGCCTTAGCTTCGGCCAGTTGAGCCCGGAGCCAACGCAAGCATTGATCCGTCATCTGTTGCCGAACTTCATCGGCAAGAAAGTGATGCTGAGCACCGGCGAGATCGGTTCTATCGTCATGACGAATCAAACGGACTTCTTCCGTCCGCTGGTCAAGACGGATTCCCGATTTGTCGACCTGTCCAAAGAACGCGAAACCTCAATCGCAGAAGTATATCTCTAA
- a CDS encoding molybdenum cofactor biosynthesis protein, whose protein sequence is MNIQIALFAGLADRIGTSTLSFAYPYPERPITAASLKEALAEAYPSAAALISASFVAVNQEYAAGDTPIHAEDEIALIPPVSGGEWSSNDASDPADDQLYIITEEPLSVEEITAKVITPDHGAVLTFTGTTREWTQGQRTVHLEYEAYVPMALAKLRQIGAEITERWPGTRCAISHRIGRVDIAEISVVIAVSAPHRAGCYEASRYAIERLKQIVPIWKKEIWEDGSEWKGHGLGPWDPRVPGEHLLSGD, encoded by the coding sequence ATGAATATTCAAATTGCTCTTTTTGCCGGGTTGGCGGACCGGATCGGTACGTCAACCTTAAGCTTTGCATACCCTTATCCAGAACGTCCAATTACAGCAGCCTCGTTAAAGGAAGCGTTAGCTGAGGCTTATCCCTCAGCAGCTGCGCTGATTTCCGCCTCCTTCGTTGCGGTAAATCAGGAGTACGCTGCAGGCGATACGCCCATCCATGCGGAGGACGAGATCGCACTGATCCCGCCGGTATCCGGCGGAGAATGGAGTTCGAACGATGCTTCGGATCCGGCGGACGATCAACTGTACATCATCACGGAAGAACCGCTGTCCGTGGAGGAGATCACGGCTAAGGTTATCACCCCCGACCATGGCGCCGTTCTAACGTTCACCGGGACTACCCGGGAATGGACGCAAGGTCAACGGACCGTCCATCTCGAATACGAAGCCTATGTGCCGATGGCCTTAGCCAAGCTGCGCCAAATCGGCGCCGAGATCACGGAGCGCTGGCCAGGAACCCGCTGTGCGATTAGCCACCGGATCGGTCGCGTGGATATCGCGGAAATCAGTGTCGTCATCGCCGTATCGGCACCTCACCGGGCCGGATGCTACGAGGCCAGCCGCTACGCGATTGAACGTCTTAAGCAGATTGTCCCGATCTGGAAAAAGGAAATCTGGGAAGACGGTTCGGAGTGGAAGGGCCATGGACTTGGTCCGTGGGACCCTCGTGTACCGGGAGAACACCTCCTTTCGGGTGATTGA
- a CDS encoding bifunctional metallophosphatase/5'-nucleotidase, whose product MPETNQETLTILYTNDIHSHFETMGRIAAMIDELRAEAPASTLLLDIGDHMDRAAIETEGTLGQANVDVLNLTGYDAVTIGNNEGLTFTPEMLGQAYAGLHSSVVCGNIVEMRTGRPPAWMQSRLVVHKQGFKIGLVAATAAFAEFYELLGLESLNPLETIARDVIQLRDEVDLVIVMSHLGLPMDQQLAETVPGIDLIIGGHTHHLLEEPLRIGSTMVTAAGKFGNYLGKVVVLREAVTGRLSMDGVCLPVREGPKLEQVETAIALQREAAKLRLNRTVAVTDRELPVSYEAESPFGNLLAQAVRRHTNSEFSLVNSGQLLASLPAGEISEGMLHERCPSPINPCTMRLSGEDILASLEESLLEEKRGKFIMGFGFRGKVLGGICVDGLEIEYNPDAPPFERIIRASVAGKPLRSDQTYLVGTLDMFTFGVGYERLKRGTEKRYMLPEFLRDLLRFELQTAGAVDTCFQSRWKKVE is encoded by the coding sequence ATGCCGGAGACGAACCAGGAAACGTTAACGATACTCTACACCAACGATATTCACAGCCATTTTGAAACGATGGGGCGCATCGCGGCGATGATTGATGAGTTGCGTGCCGAGGCGCCGGCTTCTACGCTCCTTCTCGATATCGGCGACCATATGGACCGGGCGGCGATCGAAACCGAAGGCACCTTAGGACAGGCCAATGTGGACGTGCTGAACCTAACGGGATACGATGCGGTAACGATCGGCAATAATGAAGGGCTGACCTTTACGCCGGAAATGTTGGGCCAGGCCTACGCCGGCCTGCACAGCTCCGTCGTTTGCGGAAATATCGTAGAGATGCGGACGGGACGGCCCCCAGCGTGGATGCAGAGCCGTCTGGTCGTGCACAAGCAGGGGTTTAAGATTGGGCTGGTGGCTGCGACGGCTGCGTTTGCTGAGTTCTATGAGCTGCTGGGCTTGGAATCCCTGAATCCGCTGGAAACGATCGCCAGGGATGTAATTCAGCTGCGCGATGAGGTGGATCTGGTCATTGTGATGTCCCATTTAGGCCTGCCGATGGATCAGCAGCTGGCCGAGACGGTACCGGGCATCGACCTGATCATCGGCGGGCATACCCATCATTTGCTGGAGGAGCCGCTGCGCATCGGATCAACGATGGTTACGGCTGCAGGGAAGTTCGGTAACTACTTAGGGAAGGTTGTTGTTCTCCGGGAGGCCGTAACCGGACGGTTATCGATGGACGGGGTTTGCCTGCCTGTCCGGGAAGGGCCGAAGCTGGAGCAGGTGGAGACGGCCATCGCCTTGCAGAGAGAAGCAGCAAAGCTCCGGTTGAATCGCACGGTTGCGGTGACGGATCGCGAGCTGCCGGTGTCCTACGAGGCAGAATCTCCGTTTGGCAATCTGCTGGCTCAAGCGGTGCGCCGTCATACCAACAGCGAATTTTCTCTGGTGAACAGCGGTCAGTTGCTCGCTAGCCTGCCGGCTGGAGAGATCAGCGAAGGAATGCTGCATGAACGTTGCCCTTCGCCGATTAACCCTTGTACGATGCGGCTGTCTGGGGAAGATATTTTGGCAAGTCTGGAGGAATCGCTGCTTGAGGAGAAGAGGGGTAAATTCATTATGGGATTTGGCTTTCGGGGAAAGGTGCTTGGCGGCATTTGCGTTGACGGATTGGAGATTGAATACAACCCTGACGCTCCCCCTTTCGAGCGGATCATCCGGGCAAGCGTTGCGGGCAAGCCATTGCGGAGCGACCAGACGTATCTCGTAGGCACGCTGGATATGTTCACCTTTGGCGTCGGTTATGAACGATTAAAGCGGGGGACGGAGAAGCGTTATATGCTCCCTGAATTTTTGCGCGATCTGCTCCGCTTTGAACTGCAGACGGCCGGCGCAGTGGATACCTGTTTTCAATCCCGGTGGAAAAAAGTAGAATAA
- a CDS encoding undecaprenyl-diphosphate phosphatase, producing the protein MSLIVSIILAIVEGLTEFIPVSSTGHMILTAKLMGYDDQSPEMKTFEIVIQLGAILAMAWVYRERILNLLGLSKKITVVDLNAPKGRLNLIHILLGIVPALAVGFFFRDFIKGLFSSQTVLWALVVGGLFMIFAEWFNKNKAVVTAQEMDQLTYKQALLIGLYQCISVLWPGFSRSGSTIAGGMLSGASYKAAADFSFLIAIPIMCAVSAYEMLDSYRYLTSETIGYFLIGFVVAFVVAYVVVLAFLKLIQKVQLRHFAYYRFVLAALFWIFIMR; encoded by the coding sequence ATGAGTCTTATTGTCTCGATTATTTTAGCCATTGTGGAAGGTTTAACCGAGTTTATTCCGGTCTCGTCGACGGGACACATGATATTAACTGCCAAGCTGATGGGATACGATGATCAGTCGCCGGAGATGAAGACCTTTGAAATCGTCATTCAGCTTGGGGCGATCCTTGCCATGGCCTGGGTTTACCGGGAACGGATCTTAAATCTGCTTGGCTTAAGCAAAAAAATAACGGTCGTTGACCTGAACGCCCCGAAGGGCCGTCTTAATTTAATCCATATTCTGCTGGGGATTGTGCCGGCGCTGGCTGTCGGATTTTTCTTCCGCGATTTTATCAAAGGCCTGTTCAGCTCGCAGACGGTATTATGGGCGCTTGTCGTTGGCGGCTTATTCATGATCTTCGCCGAATGGTTTAATAAGAACAAAGCGGTGGTTACTGCGCAAGAAATGGATCAGCTGACCTATAAACAAGCGCTTCTGATCGGGTTGTATCAGTGTATCTCCGTGCTCTGGCCCGGCTTCTCCCGGTCCGGCTCGACGATTGCCGGCGGGATGCTGAGCGGTGCCAGCTACAAAGCGGCTGCCGACTTCTCGTTCCTTATTGCCATCCCGATCATGTGTGCGGTGTCCGCTTACGAAATGCTGGATTCGTACCGCTATTTGACGTCCGAAACGATCGGGTATTTCTTGATCGGTTTTGTGGTTGCTTTTGTTGTGGCCTATGTGGTCGTACTGGCGTTCTTAAAGCTCATCCAAAAGGTGCAGCTTCGCCATTTTGCTTATTATCGGTTTGTTTTGGCCGCCTTGTTCTGGATCTTTATTATGCGTTAA
- the yfkAB gene encoding radical SAM/CxCxxxxC motif protein YfkAB produces the protein MRKQTITINEGIRPISPSYDPWDPILSLREFGRHALTSVELTVTNLCNMRCEHCAVGDSLVLKEPEQLPLPLILKALDEVEHLQTISITGGEPTFRRQTVEEKIIPLLKYAKERGIRSQINSNLTLDYERYEKLLPYLDVMHISFNYTSERDFHEIGFARSGHPVKPEVAYKMYETMIENTRKLSEAGMFVSAESMINYRTHRKLPEIHRMIVEMGCKRHEVHPMYAADFAEGLPVLALSDMRAAIHSLLDARDPDVWMLFGTLPFFACNGNEEDLQLLRRLRKEPNVTVRNDPDGRNRVNVNMFTGDVFVTDFAAIPAFGNVREGKLDEIFSRWLTEHPLNQKVNCHCDAAGCCGPNLLVADMYYQDTDFKSRKAAAL, from the coding sequence ATGAGAAAACAGACGATAACGATAAATGAAGGCATTCGGCCGATCAGCCCGAGTTATGATCCATGGGACCCGATTTTGTCCCTGCGGGAGTTTGGTCGTCATGCCTTAACCAGCGTCGAGCTGACGGTAACGAATTTATGCAATATGCGTTGCGAGCACTGCGCGGTTGGCGACAGTCTCGTGCTGAAGGAACCCGAGCAGCTTCCGCTGCCGCTGATTCTGAAGGCGCTGGATGAAGTTGAACATTTGCAGACGATTAGTATCACGGGCGGCGAGCCGACATTTCGGCGCCAAACCGTGGAGGAGAAAATTATCCCGCTGCTGAAATACGCCAAGGAGCGCGGGATTCGTTCGCAAATCAATTCCAATCTGACATTAGACTATGAACGTTACGAGAAGCTGCTTCCTTATTTGGATGTGATGCACATCTCGTTTAACTATACAAGCGAACGCGATTTCCATGAGATCGGATTCGCTCGCAGCGGACACCCGGTCAAGCCGGAGGTCGCTTATAAAATGTACGAGACGATGATTGAGAACACACGCAAACTCAGCGAAGCGGGCATGTTCGTGTCTGCCGAGTCGATGATTAACTATCGGACGCACCGCAAACTGCCGGAGATTCATCGCATGATCGTAGAAATGGGCTGCAAAAGACATGAGGTCCATCCGATGTATGCGGCCGATTTTGCCGAAGGGTTGCCTGTGCTGGCGTTAAGCGATATGCGAGCGGCGATCCACTCGCTGCTGGACGCTCGGGATCCGGACGTATGGATGCTGTTCGGAACGCTGCCTTTCTTTGCTTGTAACGGGAATGAAGAAGACTTGCAGCTGCTGCGCAGGCTGCGGAAAGAGCCTAACGTGACCGTTCGCAATGATCCGGATGGACGTAACCGCGTAAATGTGAATATGTTCACCGGGGATGTCTTTGTAACGGATTTTGCTGCCATCCCGGCCTTTGGCAATGTGCGGGAAGGGAAGCTGGACGAGATCTTCAGCCGCTGGCTGACGGAGCATCCATTAAACCAGAAGGTCAACTGCCACTGCGATGCGGCTGGTTGCTGCGGCCCGAATCTCTTGGTTGCGGACATGTATTATCAAGATACGGATTTTAAATCGCGTAAAGCGGCTGCTCTATAA